A window of the Chthonomonas sp. genome harbors these coding sequences:
- the mscL gene encoding large conductance mechanosensitive channel protein MscL yields MGMIQEFKDFINKGNVMDLAVGVIIGGAFGKIVESLVADIVMPLIAKAGGQPDFSAWEVSGVKVGNFLNALIAFLIIAFVVFLIVKALNKLKKPAVAEAAATPEDIVLLREIRDSLKR; encoded by the coding sequence ATGGGAATGATTCAAGAGTTTAAGGACTTTATCAATAAGGGCAACGTGATGGATCTCGCGGTCGGGGTGATTATCGGCGGTGCATTTGGCAAGATCGTCGAGTCGCTGGTGGCGGATATCGTCATGCCGTTGATCGCCAAGGCGGGCGGTCAGCCCGATTTCAGCGCATGGGAGGTTAGCGGAGTTAAGGTGGGCAACTTCCTCAACGCGCTCATCGCCTTCCTGATCATCGCGTTTGTGGTGTTCCTGATTGTAAAGGCGCTCAACAAGCTCAAGAAGCCAGCCGTGGCTGAAGCGGCCGCCACGCCGGAAGACATCGTCCTGCTGCGCGAAATCCGCGATTCGCTGAAGCGCTAG
- a CDS encoding HAD-IIIA family hydrolase: MPPGSDSRKDREFERLQALYSEVRTEIRQRITQRDQYSIQLTVALAAIIAISASGKPTETPHLYRALLAAPLLSIYYSVLIQYSYAIHQILARLLREEIEPALTEISHQRPEYELETFYLNHRAPGIRKWFFRVTMLTITFAVAAVMWVNEDISTPSGKLILTLCGLYFILCGGVIYWSDHEPKRASQKARSTVLDLIAAEHRDYPSRAPMAKYPGAIFLDRDGTLNVDGGFTHKVADLQLFRDSVDFLRAVNDLPCHIVILSNQSGIAKNIYSREQMRAFNAKLIQRITSLGSRVDAIYFSPHHEYKEATSFLARLMSKPGPGLLWLAMDELGLDPAQCVFIGDKLSDVAAGQAAGVSTIWVDRKGEGGGSNPPPQVVASLDQAIETVRAMFPPPVG, translated from the coding sequence ATGCCCCCAGGTTCTGATTCGCGTAAGGATCGAGAGTTTGAAAGGCTCCAAGCGTTGTACAGCGAGGTGCGCACCGAGATTCGGCAGCGAATCACTCAGCGCGACCAATACAGTATCCAGTTGACGGTGGCGCTGGCTGCGATCATAGCCATTAGCGCCTCCGGCAAGCCAACCGAAACCCCGCATCTCTATCGCGCGCTCTTGGCCGCCCCACTACTTTCGATCTACTACTCAGTCCTGATCCAGTATTCGTATGCCATCCACCAGATTCTCGCGCGACTGTTGCGAGAAGAGATTGAGCCGGCACTCACGGAGATATCTCACCAACGGCCCGAATACGAGTTGGAGACCTTTTATCTGAATCACCGGGCTCCCGGAATTCGCAAGTGGTTTTTCCGAGTGACGATGCTCACAATCACCTTCGCCGTAGCGGCCGTAATGTGGGTTAACGAGGACATCTCAACTCCGTCCGGAAAGCTGATTCTCACTCTTTGCGGGCTCTATTTCATTCTGTGCGGGGGAGTCATCTATTGGTCAGATCACGAACCCAAGCGCGCCAGCCAGAAGGCCCGCTCGACAGTCCTTGACCTCATTGCGGCTGAACATCGTGACTACCCGTCTCGGGCGCCCATGGCAAAGTATCCCGGCGCCATCTTTTTGGATAGAGATGGAACGCTGAACGTGGATGGTGGCTTCACGCACAAGGTTGCCGATCTTCAACTTTTTCGCGATTCGGTTGACTTTTTGCGAGCGGTCAATGACTTGCCTTGCCACATCGTGATCCTCAGCAACCAGTCGGGAATCGCCAAGAACATCTATTCGCGAGAGCAAATGCGTGCTTTCAACGCCAAGCTGATCCAACGTATCACTTCCCTGGGCAGCCGTGTGGATGCCATCTACTTTAGTCCGCACCATGAGTACAAGGAGGCGACGAGCTTCCTCGCAAGGCTAATGAGCAAACCCGGCCCTGGTCTCCTTTGGCTGGCAATGGATGAATTGGGCCTCGATCCGGCCCAGTGCGTGTTCATTGGCGACAAGCTCTCCGATGTTGCCGCCGGGCAAGCCGCCGGAGTGTCCACCATCTGGGTGGACCGAAAGGGCGAGGGTGGGGGATCGAATCCTCCACCCCAAGTCGTCGCAAGCCTAGACCAGGCGATTGAAACAGTGCGAGCGATGTTTCCCCCGCCGGTTGGCTAG
- a CDS encoding methyltransferase domain-containing protein, with protein sequence MSSPVPSNWREFFDLQAPTYDQNDFTKNSRVEVQFLLEQAQTPAGGRVLDLGCGTGRHAAIFAEQGFAVTGVDFSPGMLAEARRKAPDATWIEADIRPWRSEKPFDLVLLLCESPLNLTGHDEDPVAHAMACLRSMADNLAPGGTAIFTALNAFAQVRAMRQEDVDAGAFDPVTMLAEYMNDMNTPAGMQTVFIRERLFFPSELVAMAFHSGLNVSAVYGGTAGEWGERALRLDEIEALYIAKKRS encoded by the coding sequence ATGAGTTCCCCGGTGCCGAGCAATTGGCGCGAATTTTTCGACCTGCAAGCGCCGACCTACGACCAAAACGACTTCACCAAGAACTCGCGCGTCGAGGTGCAGTTTCTGCTGGAACAGGCCCAAACCCCGGCCGGCGGACGCGTGCTGGACTTGGGCTGCGGAACCGGACGGCATGCCGCGATCTTCGCCGAACAAGGCTTTGCCGTGACCGGCGTGGATTTCAGCCCGGGCATGCTCGCCGAGGCGCGGCGAAAAGCACCCGACGCCACCTGGATCGAAGCCGATATTCGCCCGTGGCGAAGCGAAAAACCGTTCGACTTGGTGCTCTTGCTCTGCGAAAGTCCGCTGAACCTGACCGGGCACGACGAGGATCCGGTGGCCCACGCCATGGCCTGCCTGCGCAGCATGGCCGACAATTTGGCCCCAGGCGGCACCGCGATTTTCACCGCGCTGAACGCCTTTGCCCAGGTGCGCGCGATGCGCCAGGAGGACGTGGACGCGGGCGCTTTTGACCCGGTGACGATGCTGGCCGAGTATATGAACGACATGAACACGCCCGCCGGAATGCAGACGGTGTTCATCCGCGAGCGTCTCTTCTTCCCCAGCGAGCTCGTCGCCATGGCGTTTCATAGCGGGCTGAATGTCAGCGCAGTTTATGGCGGCACGGCCGGCGAGTGGGGCGAGCGCGCGCTTCGGCTGGACGAGATCGAGGCGCTCTACATCGCCAAAAAGAGGTCCTAA
- the mtnA gene encoding S-methyl-5-thioribose-1-phosphate isomerase encodes MPERLRRSREAAGPQQVVVQNQNGHRATQVYLRRYPLGMSLRPMRWENGVLMMLDQRILPTRTEWLALSRWERVAEAIVTMAVRGAPAIGVAAGYGMVLAKQSGADMDHASAQLAATRPTAVNLFWALDRMRPLHGEPAERLLAEAIAIEQEDIAANMAMGELGASLLPPGAQILTVCNTGSLATGGHGTALGIIRTAFARDPSIFVYSCETRPRQQGLRLTAYELTVEKIPFRSIVDGAAASLMRAGKVDCVIAGADRIAANGDTANKIGTYSLAVLAKHHGIPFYIAAPSSTFDPTLASGDLIPIEERSGEEITHIEGVQIAPDGCPTWNPGFDVTPGELIAAIISERGIYRPPYAFDASS; translated from the coding sequence ATGCCCGAGCGCCTGCGCCGATCGCGTGAGGCGGCTGGTCCACAGCAGGTTGTCGTCCAAAATCAAAATGGTCATCGGGCAACCCAAGTGTACTTGCGCAGGTACCCTTTGGGCATGAGTTTGCGTCCGATGCGCTGGGAAAATGGCGTCCTGATGATGCTGGATCAGCGCATTTTGCCCACCCGAACTGAGTGGCTGGCGCTCAGCCGGTGGGAGCGGGTTGCCGAAGCAATCGTCACCATGGCGGTGCGTGGCGCTCCCGCCATCGGAGTGGCCGCCGGCTACGGCATGGTGCTCGCCAAGCAGTCCGGCGCGGACATGGATCACGCCAGCGCGCAACTGGCGGCGACTCGTCCCACCGCCGTCAACCTGTTTTGGGCATTGGACCGCATGCGGCCTCTTCACGGCGAGCCCGCCGAGCGATTGCTCGCCGAAGCCATCGCCATTGAGCAAGAAGACATCGCCGCGAACATGGCGATGGGCGAGCTTGGGGCGAGCCTGTTGCCGCCGGGCGCGCAGATTCTCACCGTCTGCAACACGGGCAGCCTCGCCACCGGCGGACACGGCACCGCGCTCGGGATTATTCGCACCGCCTTCGCTCGCGACCCGAGCATTTTTGTCTATAGCTGCGAAACACGGCCCCGCCAACAGGGGCTGCGCCTGACTGCGTATGAACTCACCGTTGAGAAGATTCCGTTTCGCAGCATCGTGGATGGTGCGGCCGCCAGCTTGATGCGCGCCGGGAAGGTGGATTGCGTCATCGCCGGGGCGGATCGCATCGCCGCCAACGGCGACACCGCCAACAAGATCGGTACCTACAGCCTGGCCGTACTGGCCAAGCACCACGGCATTCCTTTCTACATTGCCGCGCCGAGCAGCACGTTCGACCCAACCTTGGCCAGCGGCGACCTCATCCCGATCGAGGAGCGATCCGGCGAGGAGATCACGCATATCGAGGGCGTGCAGATTGCGCCCGATGGCTGCCCCACCTGGAATCCTGGCTTCGACGTGACGCCCGGCGAGCTGATCGCCGCCATTATCTCAGAGCGCGGAATCTACCGCCCGCCCTACGCCTTCGATGCGAGTTCGTGA
- the prmC gene encoding peptide chain release factor N(5)-glutamine methyltransferase — MRVRDWLTLAEQQIDRADARILFCFAVNWDRAQVMARLDHPVPPDYLETLSGLLAERALGVPLAYLVGSQEFFGRPFLVNEAVLIPRPDTETLIEVALGLGLPEGARVLDVGTGSGCIALTLAAERPSWDVTGVDISADALAMARANAHQLKIRATLEMSDLFQHTPGPWDLVVSNPPYIGRDETLPREVREFEPDQALFAEESGLAIYRRLADEGRAHTPLMLVEIGYLLAETVPAVFAEYGWSLVSSTRDLAGIERAQLFRQ, encoded by the coding sequence ATGCGAGTTCGTGATTGGCTGACGCTCGCCGAGCAGCAGATTGACCGGGCCGACGCGCGGATTCTGTTTTGCTTCGCGGTGAATTGGGATCGCGCGCAGGTGATGGCGCGGCTGGATCACCCGGTGCCGCCCGACTACTTGGAGACCCTGAGTGGGCTCCTCGCCGAACGCGCGCTTGGCGTGCCGCTCGCGTACCTTGTCGGCTCGCAAGAGTTCTTTGGTCGCCCGTTTTTGGTGAACGAGGCGGTGCTCATTCCGCGCCCCGACACCGAGACGCTCATCGAGGTGGCGCTCGGGTTGGGCCTGCCCGAGGGTGCGCGGGTGCTGGATGTCGGCACCGGCAGCGGCTGCATTGCGCTGACGCTGGCCGCCGAGCGCCCGAGTTGGGATGTCACCGGCGTTGACATTTCAGCCGACGCATTGGCCATGGCCCGGGCCAACGCTCACCAACTGAAGATTCGCGCCACGCTGGAGATGTCCGATCTTTTTCAGCACACGCCGGGGCCGTGGGACCTCGTGGTAAGCAACCCGCCGTACATCGGCCGCGACGAAACCTTGCCGCGTGAGGTCCGCGAATTTGAACCCGACCAGGCGCTGTTCGCCGAGGAAAGCGGCCTTGCGATCTACCGCCGTCTTGCTGACGAGGGTCGCGCCCACACCCCGCTGATGCTCGTCGAGATCGGCTACTTGCTGGCCGAAACTGTGCCCGCCGTGTTCGCCGAATACGGGTGGTCACTGGTGAGCAGCACCCGCGACCTCGCCGGAATCGAACGGGCGCAACTGTTCCGCCAGTAA
- the def gene encoding peptide deformylase — protein MDIVVPDDMQYLYVRNKERPVWKIPDPVLREIARPIEKIDKKVIEFTETMVSAMKLANGIGLAAPQMGKALRIIAIAPGDMKPLVIINPEIMESSEETDIAQEGCLSIPGLYGDVVRSTRVVVEGYDKKGKPVGYEVDGLAARVIQHEVDHLNGVLFIDKAIPETLHWEHPGPVDE, from the coding sequence ATGGATATCGTCGTGCCCGATGACATGCAGTATTTGTATGTCCGAAACAAGGAGCGTCCGGTCTGGAAAATCCCCGACCCGGTGCTGCGCGAGATCGCTCGCCCCATCGAAAAGATTGATAAAAAAGTCATCGAGTTCACCGAAACCATGGTGAGCGCGATGAAACTGGCGAACGGTATCGGGCTGGCCGCGCCGCAAATGGGCAAGGCGCTTCGCATCATCGCCATCGCGCCCGGCGACATGAAGCCGTTGGTGATTATTAATCCCGAGATCATGGAATCGAGCGAGGAAACCGACATCGCGCAAGAGGGCTGCTTGAGCATCCCCGGCCTGTACGGCGACGTTGTGCGATCAACGCGCGTGGTGGTGGAAGGCTACGACAAAAAGGGCAAACCCGTCGGCTACGAAGTTGATGGACTCGCGGCGCGTGTGATTCAGCACGAGGTGGATCACCTCAATGGCGTGCTGTTCATTGACAAGGCGATCCCCGAGACCCTTCACTGGGAGCATCCCGGACCGGTTGACGAGTGA
- a CDS encoding methionyl-tRNA formyltransferase, with protein MRIAYFGTAEFAVPPLRAIAEHVVAVVSQPDRPSGRGMRLTPSPVSALAQELGIDLLRPEKARDPEFIEHMRSLNCDVFVVAAYGQILRESLLEGARHGSVNLHGSILPQYRGAAPIQRAIMDGEAETGVTLMQMAKGMDTGDMIDIVRTPIGPDETYGELAARLSELAAAQLSTWLPRLAAGDYPRVEQDHAAATHAAKIERGESILDPTRPAEEEYRRFRAVTPSPGALLPSQWGDLKVLRARLSHAQVTPATISTEDGFVVGFHGGALRIEELKVPGRSAISGPEFLRGFRIQNGTPLLAT; from the coding sequence GTGAGAATCGCCTACTTCGGGACCGCTGAGTTTGCCGTTCCGCCGCTGCGGGCGATTGCCGAGCACGTGGTTGCGGTAGTAAGTCAACCCGACCGCCCGAGCGGGCGCGGCATGCGCCTGACACCGTCGCCGGTTTCGGCCCTCGCGCAGGAACTCGGCATCGATTTGCTTCGCCCGGAAAAGGCTCGCGATCCGGAATTTATTGAGCACATGCGCTCGCTGAATTGCGACGTGTTTGTGGTCGCCGCTTATGGCCAGATTCTGCGGGAAAGCTTGCTGGAGGGTGCTCGCCACGGAAGCGTGAACCTGCACGGCTCGATCTTGCCACAGTATCGCGGCGCGGCCCCGATTCAGCGCGCGATCATGGATGGCGAAGCGGAAACTGGCGTGACCCTGATGCAGATGGCCAAGGGCATGGACACGGGCGACATGATTGACATTGTGCGCACGCCAATCGGCCCCGACGAAACGTACGGCGAACTCGCGGCGCGGCTTTCCGAACTCGCCGCCGCGCAGCTGAGCACGTGGTTGCCCCGGCTCGCCGCTGGCGACTACCCCCGTGTGGAGCAAGACCACGCCGCCGCGACTCACGCGGCCAAGATCGAACGGGGTGAAAGCATTCTCGATCCGACCCGACCCGCGGAGGAGGAGTATCGTCGTTTCCGCGCGGTGACTCCGTCGCCCGGCGCGTTGCTGCCCAGTCAGTGGGGCGATCTCAAGGTGTTGCGCGCGCGCCTCAGCCATGCCCAAGTGACCCCGGCAACGATCAGCACTGAAGACGGCTTCGTAGTCGGTTTTCATGGCGGTGCATTGCGCATCGAAGAACTCAAAGTGCCCGGTCGTAGCGCCATTAGCGGGCCCGAGTTTTTGCGAGGTTTTCGCATTCAAAACGGTACGCCACTTCTGGCAACTTGA
- a CDS encoding prepilin-type N-terminal cleavage/methylation domain-containing protein has product MKKAFTLIELLVVIAIIAILAAILFPVFTQAKIQAKKTQCLSQIKQTGTAIIMYADDNDDTFPTGTVPNLTTGGWRPNDFTAQSPAGWFNWPGAQEEYALVWHNTISTYTKSYDVMSTPAARVFNINDPTWNAGLAAKLKQPKPVNFTYNGLLQHLPSSECAVPSQNPMIWLGQGNFARNGAAMANPRLLCTVVGPCRFNSAGMPDGTAGTRGDVFTMSSVAQGGPSYTPYNNTNIYVFSDTSAKAVKYAKGNQAPFPASTNSLVPIQFLEENGQATSNFIRGRYAGSTLYVAAFMPDNQFNN; this is encoded by the coding sequence ATGAAAAAGGCATTTACTCTGATCGAACTCTTGGTGGTCATTGCGATCATCGCCATTCTCGCGGCGATCCTGTTCCCAGTGTTTACCCAGGCCAAGATCCAGGCCAAGAAAACACAGTGTCTCTCGCAGATTAAGCAAACCGGAACCGCGATTATCATGTACGCGGACGACAACGACGACACGTTCCCGACGGGAACGGTGCCGAACCTCACTACCGGAGGCTGGCGACCGAACGACTTTACGGCGCAGAGTCCGGCGGGCTGGTTCAACTGGCCCGGCGCGCAAGAAGAATATGCCTTGGTTTGGCACAACACGATATCGACTTACACCAAGAGTTACGACGTGATGAGCACGCCCGCCGCGCGCGTTTTCAACATCAACGATCCGACGTGGAACGCCGGTTTGGCCGCCAAGCTTAAGCAGCCGAAGCCGGTGAATTTCACCTACAACGGCCTGCTGCAGCACCTCCCCAGTTCGGAGTGCGCGGTACCGAGCCAAAACCCGATGATCTGGCTAGGTCAAGGCAACTTCGCTCGCAACGGGGCGGCCATGGCCAACCCGCGACTGCTTTGCACCGTCGTCGGTCCTTGCCGATTCAATTCGGCTGGCATGCCCGACGGCACGGCTGGGACTCGCGGTGACGTGTTTACCATGAGCTCGGTCGCGCAAGGCGGCCCCTCGTACACGCCTTACAACAACACGAACATTTATGTGTTTAGCGACACCTCGGCCAAGGCGGTGAAGTACGCCAAGGGCAACCAGGCTCCGTTCCCGGCTTCGACGAACTCGCTGGTGCCGATCCAGTTCCTGGAGGAAAATGGCCAAGCCACTTCCAACTTTATCCGCGGTCGCTATGCCGGTTCCACGCTCTACGTCGCCGCGTTTATGCCCGACAACCAATTCAATAACTAG
- the lpdA gene encoding dihydrolipoyl dehydrogenase gives MPASKAPASPAMSIGQRLGVEHLVAATGGLLQVEELTQPMAQEQMETDLVVIGAGPGGYVAAIRAAQLGAKVICVEKEYLGGTCLNWGCIPSKAMIASAERLQHVKHAGDLGVTVSGEATMDFAKFIARKEKIVTTLRGGVGMLFKKNGITHVDGFAKFTSPTTIEVEKDGVKKSIKAKNFVLAMGSSVIKLNIPGLEGGREEGVWTSDDAVTAPFIPKSMLVLGGGAVGCEFSYVFNALGAEVHLVEMMSTLIPMMDADLGVELGKVMGRQGVKIHSGSGLEKVEKVKDGWKCFVKKGDKTEEITVQVVLLGVGRKANTDGMGLEEVGVKLHKRGVQVKDDTLVTDVPNIYAIGDVTGRIQLAHVASAEGIRAVTNIVKGQTRPMDYKVVPNCVYTVPEVSSVGLTEAEAKEKGYDVVIGKFAFRPLGKAMAMAEQDGFVKVVADKKYGEVLGVHMIGAHVTDMIAAAATAIAHEATLESMADTIHAHPTMAEAMLEAWEDAMGHAIHK, from the coding sequence ATGCCAGCTTCAAAAGCCCCGGCATCGCCCGCCATGTCCATCGGTCAGCGGCTGGGCGTAGAACATTTGGTGGCGGCCACAGGTGGCCTGCTCCAAGTTGAGGAACTCACACAACCCATGGCACAAGAGCAAATGGAAACAGATCTCGTCGTTATCGGCGCGGGCCCTGGTGGCTACGTCGCCGCCATCCGCGCAGCCCAGCTTGGCGCCAAGGTCATCTGCGTGGAAAAGGAGTACCTCGGCGGAACCTGTTTGAACTGGGGTTGTATCCCCAGTAAGGCGATGATCGCCAGTGCCGAACGCCTGCAACACGTCAAGCACGCCGGCGACCTCGGGGTCACGGTGAGCGGCGAGGCGACCATGGACTTTGCGAAGTTCATCGCCCGCAAGGAAAAGATCGTCACCACCCTGCGAGGCGGCGTCGGCATGCTGTTCAAAAAGAACGGGATCACCCACGTGGATGGCTTCGCCAAGTTCACAAGCCCGACCACGATTGAGGTCGAAAAGGATGGCGTCAAGAAGAGCATTAAGGCCAAGAACTTTGTGCTTGCCATGGGTTCGAGCGTGATCAAGCTCAACATCCCTGGCCTCGAAGGCGGCCGCGAAGAAGGCGTGTGGACCAGCGACGACGCGGTGACCGCGCCGTTCATTCCTAAGAGCATGCTCGTGCTGGGCGGCGGAGCCGTTGGCTGCGAGTTCAGCTACGTATTCAACGCGCTCGGCGCAGAGGTTCACCTCGTCGAAATGATGAGCACCCTGATTCCGATGATGGACGCCGACCTTGGCGTCGAGCTCGGCAAGGTCATGGGCCGCCAAGGCGTGAAGATTCATTCTGGTTCGGGCCTGGAGAAGGTCGAGAAGGTGAAGGACGGCTGGAAGTGCTTCGTCAAGAAGGGCGACAAGACTGAGGAAATCACGGTTCAAGTTGTGCTACTCGGCGTGGGTCGCAAGGCCAACACCGATGGCATGGGCCTGGAAGAAGTCGGCGTGAAGCTCCACAAGCGCGGCGTGCAGGTGAAGGACGACACCCTGGTGACAGACGTGCCCAACATCTACGCGATCGGCGACGTGACGGGCCGCATTCAGCTGGCTCACGTGGCGAGCGCCGAAGGCATCCGAGCGGTGACCAATATCGTCAAGGGCCAAACGCGCCCCATGGATTACAAGGTCGTTCCGAACTGCGTCTACACCGTGCCGGAAGTCTCGAGCGTTGGTCTCACTGAGGCTGAGGCGAAGGAAAAGGGCTACGACGTCGTGATCGGGAAGTTTGCCTTCCGCCCGCTGGGCAAGGCCATGGCGATGGCCGAGCAAGACGGGTTTGTCAAGGTTGTGGCCGACAAGAAGTACGGCGAGGTGCTTGGGGTTCACATGATCGGCGCGCACGTGACCGACATGATCGCCGCCGCCGCCACCGCGATTGCTCACGAAGCAACTCTGGAATCGATGGCGGACACCATCCACGCTCACCCGACCATGGCCGAAGCCATGCTCGAAGCGTGGGAAGATGCGATGGGCCACGCGATCCACAAGTAA
- a CDS encoding nitroreductase family protein yields MTVTQAAESRKSVRKYTDEAIPQAKIEEILRVAGLAPSPWNLQPWRVTVVTDPDLKAKVAEAAYNQPQVSGAQAVLVIHSDMKDVLDKVEDTVHPGMGDRKEAEAANMRKTFGNMGDEASETWGNAISYIFLGFLLLAIEEAGYGSSPMLGFDPAKMKDVLDLPEHVRMPAIVAIGKKAEEGFPHHRHPLDRFVDWR; encoded by the coding sequence ATGACTGTTACTCAAGCTGCAGAAAGTCGCAAATCGGTCCGCAAGTACACGGACGAAGCCATCCCCCAGGCCAAGATTGAGGAAATCTTGCGGGTCGCCGGGCTCGCCCCGTCGCCGTGGAACCTCCAACCGTGGCGGGTCACCGTGGTCACCGACCCCGACCTCAAAGCCAAGGTCGCCGAAGCCGCCTACAACCAGCCGCAGGTCTCCGGCGCGCAAGCCGTTCTGGTCATCCACAGCGACATGAAGGACGTGCTCGATAAGGTCGAGGACACGGTTCATCCGGGCATGGGCGACCGCAAGGAAGCCGAGGCTGCGAACATGCGCAAGACCTTCGGCAACATGGGCGACGAAGCCTCCGAAACCTGGGGCAACGCGATCAGCTACATCTTCCTGGGCTTCCTCCTGCTCGCCATCGAGGAAGCGGGCTACGGCTCATCGCCGATGCTCGGCTTCGACCCGGCCAAGATGAAGGATGTCCTCGACTTGCCGGAGCATGTTCGCATGCCGGCCATCGTCGCCATTGGCAAAAAGGCCGAAGAAGGGTTCCCGCACCATCGCCATCCGCTGGATCGCTTCGTCGACTGGCGCTGA
- a CDS encoding SRPBCC family protein — translation MPTVETSVIVHAPLDVVYAVAKDNRSFPLFMPDVKSLSVVEEDGPRVVSDWIGVISAFNVKVRWKQEDVWDDAAHVCAFRQLEGDYDMMDGTWTFTEVGDGVTKFDSILNYEYEVPALGPLVRRVVHSLVIKNMDSVLAALKKRSEEKVESTF, via the coding sequence ATGCCTACGGTGGAAACCAGCGTGATCGTCCATGCCCCTCTCGATGTGGTGTATGCCGTCGCCAAGGACAATCGCTCATTTCCGCTTTTTATGCCCGACGTGAAGTCACTCTCCGTGGTGGAAGAAGACGGCCCGCGGGTGGTGAGTGACTGGATCGGCGTGATCAGCGCGTTCAATGTGAAGGTTCGCTGGAAGCAGGAAGATGTGTGGGATGACGCCGCGCACGTCTGCGCGTTTCGGCAGCTTGAAGGCGACTACGACATGATGGACGGGACGTGGACGTTCACCGAGGTGGGCGACGGCGTGACGAAGTTCGACAGCATTTTGAATTACGAGTACGAGGTGCCCGCCCTGGGTCCGCTCGTGCGCCGCGTGGTGCACTCGCTCGTGATCAAGAACATGGATTCGGTGCTGGCCGCGCTGAAAAAGCGCTCAGAAGAAAAGGTCGAGTCGACGTTTTAG
- a CDS encoding helix-turn-helix domain-containing protein, giving the protein MVGELVEVFGSQAQLARILDVPPQTISNWLKGVSQTPQRARMQALEALYHLSPEDRLMVLKAQRGFEAEEEELYSRPFFRPSIRKLLSTLRDLQLAAKNGSMSDEEADAITQFVSDRIASG; this is encoded by the coding sequence ATGGTCGGTGAATTGGTGGAGGTGTTCGGGTCTCAAGCCCAACTCGCACGCATTCTGGACGTCCCGCCGCAAACGATTTCAAACTGGTTGAAAGGCGTGAGTCAAACTCCTCAAAGAGCCCGAATGCAAGCCTTGGAGGCCCTGTATCACCTCTCGCCCGAGGATCGCCTGATGGTTCTGAAAGCTCAGCGCGGATTTGAGGCCGAAGAAGAAGAGCTGTACAGTCGGCCGTTCTTCCGGCCGTCCATCCGCAAGTTACTGAGCACCCTTCGCGACCTACAGCTGGCGGCCAAGAACGGTTCGATGTCCGATGAAGAAGCGGATGCGATCACCCAGTTTGTGTCCGACCGCATAGCCAGCGGCTAG
- a CDS encoding OmpA family protein produces the protein MAKEAPIIIKKKKGGHAGHHGGSWKVAYADFVTAMMAFFMVMWIMGLSDTDKESIQGYFNDPMGFVQNNPRMKISVNPDMGPMAKPKSKAVRYSEETPSEKTAAERLIRQVKSTINASTDAEVRSLGGQLDYQITGEGLLMEFSEKSGAVFFESGSAVVRPSARTLIARVAPLLASTKRKMSVYGHTDAKPFPGSGYDNWDLSTDRAQAVRRALTASGVPISRFLEVTGRAATDLKKKDDPFHFSNRRVSVLLPWSTGRDADADLPQEILDGQTEAAFKTPKNFIPPVRLRPGKGHPPAKKSYWSGH, from the coding sequence ATGGCAAAAGAAGCGCCAATTATCATTAAGAAGAAGAAGGGTGGCCACGCTGGCCACCACGGCGGTTCGTGGAAGGTTGCCTATGCCGACTTCGTGACCGCTATGATGGCCTTCTTCATGGTTATGTGGATCATGGGCCTGAGCGACACCGACAAGGAGTCGATTCAGGGTTACTTTAATGACCCCATGGGCTTTGTGCAGAACAATCCGCGCATGAAGATTTCGGTGAACCCGGACATGGGTCCGATGGCGAAGCCGAAGTCGAAGGCGGTGAGGTACAGCGAAGAGACTCCTTCGGAGAAGACCGCGGCCGAACGCCTGATTCGCCAAGTGAAGTCGACCATCAACGCCTCAACCGATGCCGAGGTGCGCTCGCTGGGCGGACAACTGGATTACCAGATCACTGGCGAGGGCCTGCTGATGGAGTTCAGTGAGAAGTCAGGCGCGGTGTTTTTTGAAAGCGGTAGCGCGGTCGTGCGCCCTTCGGCGCGGACGCTGATTGCGCGGGTCGCGCCTCTGCTGGCCTCGACCAAGCGCAAGATGTCGGTGTACGGACACACCGATGCGAAGCCCTTCCCGGGCTCGGGATACGACAACTGGGACCTTTCGACTGATCGCGCGCAGGCGGTTCGTCGGGCGCTGACGGCCTCTGGCGTGCCGATTTCGCGGTTCCTGGAAGTGACGGGTCGCGCGGCTACGGACTTGAAAAAGAAGGACGATCCGTTCCACTTTAGCAACCGCCGCGTGAGCGTGCTGCTGCCGTGGTCCACGGGTCGCGATGCCGACGCTGACTTGCCGCAGGAGATTCTGGACGGGCAGACTGAGGCGGCATTTAAGACGCCGAAGAACTTCATCCCGCCGGTGCGGCTCCGCCCGGGTAAGGGCCATCCGCCGGCGAAGAAAAGCTACTGGTCAGGGCACTAA